The Opitutales bacterium ASA1 genome window below encodes:
- the lgt gene encoding prolipoprotein diacylglyceryl transferase, with protein sequence MQPEYYVHEPHPFLLRFSETIGIRYYGLAYVLGFVVAAVLLHLYWKRGRSPVPPAAQSDLLFWIIVGTLVGGRLGSFLFYAPGDLVRDPLAFFRVWDGGMASHGGFLGVLAGVWWASRRARLPFLAVGDVVCTLAPPGILFGRIANFLNGELWGKVTDVPWAVIFTTSAPPGTPAILIEPRHPSQLYAAALEGLVLLLYSQWRIWRTDVVRTQPGRLAGEFLAGYAIVRIVGEFFRQNDPGIEPVLGLNRGAWLSLGLLVAGIALAVSATQRAARRKPSR encoded by the coding sequence ATGCAGCCCGAATACTACGTCCACGAGCCCCACCCCTTCCTCCTACGGTTCAGCGAGACGATCGGCATTCGCTACTACGGGCTCGCCTACGTGCTGGGATTCGTCGTCGCGGCGGTCTTGTTGCACCTCTACTGGAAGCGGGGGCGTTCGCCGGTCCCGCCGGCTGCCCAATCCGATCTGCTTTTCTGGATCATCGTCGGCACCTTGGTGGGAGGACGACTCGGCTCGTTTCTCTTCTACGCACCAGGTGACCTCGTGCGGGATCCGCTGGCGTTCTTCCGCGTCTGGGACGGTGGGATGGCGAGCCACGGAGGCTTCCTCGGGGTACTCGCCGGCGTTTGGTGGGCGTCACGGCGGGCACGTCTACCTTTCCTCGCGGTCGGGGACGTCGTCTGCACCCTCGCTCCTCCCGGGATCCTCTTCGGACGGATAGCCAACTTCCTCAACGGCGAGCTTTGGGGCAAGGTCACCGACGTTCCGTGGGCCGTGATTTTCACCACGAGCGCTCCTCCCGGCACGCCGGCGATCTTGATCGAACCTCGGCATCCGTCTCAGCTCTACGCCGCGGCGCTGGAGGGACTCGTGTTGTTACTCTACTCGCAGTGGCGTATCTGGCGCACCGACGTCGTCCGGACGCAACCCGGGCGTCTCGCCGGAGAGTTTCTCGCGGGCTACGCGATCGTGCGCATCGTCGGCGAATTCTTCCGCCAAAACGACCCGGGGATCGAACCCGTTCTCGGCCTCAATCGGGGTGCGTGGTTGTCGCTGGGCCTTCTCGTCGCGGGAATCGCGCTCGCAGTATCGGCGACGCAAAGGGCCGCGAGACGAAAGCCGTCGCGGTGA
- a CDS encoding glucose-1-phosphate adenylyltransferase, translated as MTLEQNVLAVIMGGGRGSRLYPLTKERCKPAVPLAGKYRLVDIPISNCLNSGINRIFLLTQFNTASLHRHIQSSYRFDPFSGGNVEILSAEQTEKGDNWYQGTADAVRQNLHHFADHKHDIVLILSGDQLYRMDFRKILEQHVATKAHVTIAALPVPKSQVEGLGVMRVNDDLSIAEFAEKPKDPAVIDRLVLSEEVQSKLKFATSGEHCLASMGIYVFNRRSLVEALNNNMTDFGKEVIPSLLGRARLFSYIFEGYWEDIGTVRAFFEANLQLTDLVPPFNFFTAGAPVYTHARYLPASKINRCTFDHVIIGDGSIITEAHLKRCVVGIRSVVREGCRLENVVIMGADDYENERDIRANAENGVPNVGVGHNTVVKDAIIDKGARIGSNVVLDPAGKPSDWEGHGVYIRDGVLVVPKNAIIPNNTVI; from the coding sequence ATGACCCTCGAACAAAACGTGCTCGCGGTGATCATGGGAGGTGGACGCGGCTCGCGTCTGTATCCCTTGACGAAGGAACGCTGCAAACCGGCTGTGCCCCTCGCCGGAAAATACCGGTTGGTCGACATCCCGATCAGCAATTGTCTGAACTCCGGCATAAACCGCATTTTTCTGCTCACGCAGTTCAACACGGCTTCGCTGCACCGGCACATTCAGAGTTCCTATCGCTTCGATCCGTTTTCGGGCGGCAACGTCGAGATCCTCTCCGCCGAGCAGACGGAGAAGGGCGACAACTGGTATCAAGGCACCGCGGACGCCGTCCGACAAAACCTGCACCATTTCGCCGACCACAAACACGACATCGTGTTGATTCTCTCCGGCGACCAACTCTACCGGATGGATTTCCGAAAGATCCTGGAGCAGCACGTGGCGACGAAAGCACACGTCACGATCGCCGCGCTTCCCGTTCCCAAGAGCCAAGTCGAGGGGCTCGGGGTGATGCGCGTCAACGACGACCTGTCGATCGCCGAGTTTGCGGAAAAGCCCAAGGATCCAGCAGTCATCGACCGTCTGGTTCTCTCCGAGGAAGTGCAGTCGAAACTGAAGTTCGCCACCTCCGGCGAGCACTGCCTCGCATCGATGGGTATCTACGTGTTCAACCGCCGTTCGTTGGTGGAGGCGTTGAACAACAACATGACCGATTTCGGCAAGGAAGTCATTCCGAGCCTCCTCGGGCGGGCACGGCTGTTCTCCTACATTTTCGAAGGCTACTGGGAGGACATCGGAACGGTGCGCGCCTTCTTCGAAGCAAATCTTCAGCTCACCGATCTGGTTCCTCCCTTCAACTTTTTCACCGCCGGAGCCCCCGTCTACACGCACGCCCGCTACCTGCCCGCTTCGAAGATCAATCGTTGTACGTTCGACCACGTCATCATCGGCGACGGTTCGATCATCACCGAGGCTCACTTGAAACGATGCGTCGTGGGCATTCGCTCGGTCGTACGGGAGGGGTGCCGGCTGGAGAACGTCGTCATCATGGGCGCGGACGACTACGAAAACGAGCGGGACATCCGCGCCAACGCGGAGAACGGAGTGCCGAACGTCGGAGTCGGCCACAACACGGTCGTCAAGGACGCCATCATCGACAAAGGGGCGCGCATCGGGAGCAACGTCGTGCTCGACCCTGCGGGCAAACCTTCCGACTGGGAAGGACACGGTGTCTACATCCGCGATGGAGTCTTGGTCGTCCCGAAGAATGCGATCATCCCCAACAACACAGTGATCTGA
- a CDS encoding universal stress protein → MKRILVCTDGSAYAQVCCQYAGWLAGRTGAEVEVLYVTDLRQFEVPLIADLSGSLGIQPYQAILGQLQELEEKKAALILENATKTVRDAGAAGEVSSVHKTGLLVDCLTDHEAGADVVLLGKRGENANFATEHLGSTMERVVRASSRPCLVTSRAFKPVTRLLVAYDGGPSGTKALDFLCASSAFRGLETHVVVVAGAMDADTSLRHLREAETKLSAAGIKPVCQMLHGTAEDQISSYVVANDVNLLLMGAYGHSRIRYLVIGSTTTEMIRTCRIPVLLFR, encoded by the coding sequence GTGAAAAGAATCCTCGTCTGCACGGATGGTTCCGCCTACGCGCAAGTCTGCTGTCAATATGCAGGCTGGCTGGCCGGGAGAACGGGTGCGGAGGTGGAAGTATTGTACGTGACCGATCTACGGCAGTTCGAAGTGCCGTTGATCGCGGACCTGAGCGGAAGCCTCGGGATCCAGCCCTACCAGGCGATTCTCGGGCAACTACAGGAACTGGAAGAGAAGAAGGCGGCGTTGATCTTGGAGAACGCGACCAAGACCGTGCGCGACGCCGGAGCCGCGGGAGAAGTCTCGTCCGTGCACAAGACGGGGCTGCTCGTGGATTGCCTCACCGACCACGAGGCCGGGGCCGACGTCGTCCTACTAGGCAAACGTGGTGAGAACGCGAACTTCGCCACCGAGCATCTCGGCTCGACGATGGAACGTGTGGTGCGAGCGAGCAGTCGGCCATGCCTGGTCACCTCGCGGGCCTTCAAGCCGGTGACGCGGTTGCTCGTCGCTTACGACGGTGGACCGAGTGGAACCAAGGCGCTGGACTTCCTGTGTGCTTCGTCTGCGTTTCGCGGACTGGAGACACACGTGGTCGTCGTTGCCGGAGCGATGGATGCCGATACCTCGTTGCGTCACTTGCGTGAGGCCGAGACCAAGCTCTCCGCGGCCGGAATCAAGCCCGTGTGTCAAATGCTGCACGGTACGGCGGAGGATCAGATCTCCTCCTACGTGGTGGCCAACGACGTGAACCTACTCTTGATGGGAGCGTACGGCCACAGTCGGATCCGCTACTTGGTGATCGGCAGTACGACCACGGAGATGATCCGCACGTGTCGTATCCCCGTGCTGCTCTTCCGTTGA